One window of the Ammospiza nelsoni isolate bAmmNel1 chromosome 17, bAmmNel1.pri, whole genome shotgun sequence genome contains the following:
- the GPR146 gene encoding probable G-protein coupled receptor 146: MWSCEALINSTENSEDQHLCHDFDLVLSIFSLLYLIICFPIGLCYNGLLVLVNLYNKATMTMPDVYFVNIAIAGLIINTLAPMYLLGLANTKWAIWNSNNEVYITFLILFNVSSLVTMYSTTLLSLDYYIERALPRTYMSSVYNTKHVCGFIWGGAMLTSFSSLLFYVCNHVSTKIIECSKMQNQEAADAIMVFIGYVVPAIAVLYALTLILRIRKEATPLDQDTGRLDPSVHRLLIATVCTQFTLWTPYYVILLVSTFTNLRGRIPDVNSIQILHFATILSKFLAFSSSFVMPLLYRYINKNFPNKLRRLLKKIHCGNQGCSHERTVVQQVMT, translated from the coding sequence ATGTGGAGCTGTGAAGCCTTAATCAACAGTACTGAGAACAGTGAGGACCAGCATCTCTGCCATGACTTCGACCTTGTGCTTTCCATCTTTTCCCTTCTCTACCTCATTATATGTTTCCCAATTGGCCTTTGTTACAATGGCCTGCTGGTCCTAGTTAACCTCTACAACAAAGCTACTATGACTATGCCAGATGTTTACTTTGTCAACATTGCCATTGCCGGCCTCATCATCAACACTCTGGCACCAATGTACCTGCTGGGTCTTGCCAATACAAAATGGGCCATCTGGAATTCCAACAATGAAGTTTATATCACCTTCCTTATTTTATTCAACGTCTCGTCGTTGGTTACCATGTACTCCACCACACTGCTCAGTCTGGACTACTACATCGAACGCGCCCTGCCCAGGACTTACATGTCCAGTGTGTACAACACCAAACACGTCTGTGGGTTCATCTGGGGCGGGGCCATGCTCACAAGCTTTTCATCTCTCCTGTTCTACGTCTGCAACCACGTGTCCACCAAGATAATCGAGTGTTCCAAGATGCAGAACCAGGAGGCAGCGGATGCCATCATGGTGTTCATCGGGTACGTCGTTCCCGCCATCGCCGTGCTCTACGCGCTGACGCTGATCCTGCGGATCCGCAAGGAGGCCACGCCGCTGGATCAGGACACTGGGCGCCTGGATCCCTCAGTGCACAGGCTGCTGATTGCCACCGTCTGCACACAGTTCACCCTCTGGACACCCTATTACGTTATCCTCTTGGTAAGCACGTTTACTAACCTACGAGGAAGAATTCCAGATGTAAATTCCATTCAGATATTACACTTTGCCACGATTCTGTCAAAATTCCTGGCTTTCTCCAGCAGCTTTGTCATGCCTCTGCTCTACAGATACATCAACAAAAACTTTCCCAACAAATTACGCCGTTTGCTTAAAAAGATACACTGTGGGAACCAGGGGTGTTCTCACGAGCGCACAGTGGTACAGCAGGTCATGACATAG